The following proteins are encoded in a genomic region of Acetobacter oryzoeni:
- a CDS encoding MlaD family protein, producing the protein MSRQNRAGACLFSGAVLAATLGFAVYAHGTQKSPGTDSYALSARFVSANGLERGADVDIAGVKVGRVSSITLDPATQMAFVHFTLDGALHLPQDSTLTISSATLSSENALMIEPGTSSTMVPPNGMLTHTLEPTSLEQQVSNYIFGAGNLGQ; encoded by the coding sequence ATGAGCAGGCAAAACCGTGCAGGCGCGTGTCTTTTTAGCGGAGCAGTTCTGGCAGCCACTCTGGGTTTTGCCGTTTATGCGCATGGCACCCAGAAATCTCCGGGCACAGATAGCTACGCCCTCTCTGCCCGCTTTGTTTCTGCCAACGGGCTGGAGCGTGGCGCGGATGTAGATATTGCAGGCGTAAAAGTTGGCCGCGTATCTTCCATCACGCTGGACCCAGCCACCCAGATGGCCTTTGTGCACTTTACACTGGATGGTGCCCTGCATTTACCGCAGGACAGCACACTCACAATCAGCAGCGCCACGCTTTCATCTGAAAACGCGTTGATGATTGAACCTGGCACATCCTCCACCATGGTACCACCCAACGGAATGCTGACACATACGCTGGAGCCCACAAGCCTTGAGCAACAGGTGAGCAATTACATCTTTGGTGCCGGAAATCTGGGGCAGTAA
- a CDS encoding undecaprenyl-diphosphate phosphatase, whose product MSFLQAIIIALLQGATELFPVSSLGHAVILPALFHWSYDPHDPAFLPFLVMLHLGTSVALLVFFWKDWLAIFKGASGSCGQRMQMESLHILWLLIVATIPAVVVGGLFEHFLRNLFGSASSAAIFLFLNGLLLLVVERLRSSMVRKNVNSVASMTSRDAVIIGLFQCLAFFPGLSRSGATICGGLLRGLHHDTAARFSFLMAQPVILAATVREAFKMRHLDLQPGQMRIALVAAVVSGLTALFSTAFLMRYFRDHDRWALSPFAWYCMGVGGIATILFHFMH is encoded by the coding sequence ATGTCGTTTCTTCAGGCTATCATTATCGCTCTTCTTCAGGGAGCAACAGAACTCTTTCCCGTAAGTAGCCTTGGACATGCTGTTATTCTGCCGGCGCTGTTCCATTGGTCGTACGATCCGCATGATCCGGCTTTTTTGCCGTTTCTGGTTATGCTGCATCTGGGTACCTCCGTGGCGCTGCTGGTTTTTTTCTGGAAAGACTGGTTGGCCATTTTTAAGGGGGCCAGTGGCAGTTGCGGGCAGCGCATGCAAATGGAAAGCCTGCATATTCTGTGGCTGCTGATTGTGGCCACCATTCCGGCTGTTGTGGTGGGCGGGTTGTTTGAGCACTTCCTGCGCAATCTGTTTGGCTCAGCTTCTTCCGCAGCCATCTTTCTGTTTTTGAACGGCCTGCTTTTGCTGGTGGTGGAACGGTTGCGCAGCAGTATGGTGCGCAAAAACGTGAACTCTGTTGCCAGCATGACATCGCGCGATGCGGTGATTATCGGCCTGTTTCAGTGCCTTGCATTTTTCCCGGGGCTTTCGCGCTCTGGCGCAACCATTTGCGGTGGCCTGCTACGCGGCTTGCACCATGATACGGCAGCACGCTTTTCCTTTTTGATGGCCCAGCCGGTTATTCTGGCCGCCACGGTGCGTGAAGCCTTCAAGATGCGGCATCTGGACCTACAACCGGGCCAGATGCGTATTGCCTTGGTGGCGGCCGTTGTTTCTGGCCTGACTGCACTGTTCAGCACCGCTTTTCTGATGCGGTATTTCCGTGATCACGACAGATGGGCGCTTTCCCCCTTTGCTTGGTACTGCATGGGCGTAGGCGGTATTGCGACCATTCTGTTCCATTTTATGCACTGA
- a CDS encoding amino acid permease: MGDLSGSSRRKSLQRIEKENSTQRLSRTLGPLQLTMLGVGSTIGAGIYVMTGTAAANYAGPSILLSFIVAGVACLFTALSYGELASSMPVSGSAYTYAYVSMGERWAWAVGWLLLLEYGISCAGVAAGFSGYAVSLLQDFGVHVPSALSTTTLQVAFEGASRHVAAGWRMDAVGAFSILAVSLLLVLGVRESFKINALIVFLKVGVLALFVALGVWEVHPSYWTPFIPKYEGGFRFGFPGIFRAASVIFFAYVGFEAVSTAAGEARNPRRDVPVGIVLSLIICTVVYMIVAAVLIGVVPWQTLDVADPLAIAVNAMHQPWLALFVKLGAVIGLCSVLMGLLYAQSRIFFAMAEDGLLMPMFSKLHPRFQTPWIGSIVLGLGVALATATLPIDIIGDLVSLGTAVAFGIVCFTVIWVRNKAPEIPRRFSVPWGGFTVRGIWLGYVPLLGIFFCATMVAPLCVDMMLALYKGDPIPLLLLLTYAGIGWASYRFYGHVHSRLGREQREKAK, translated from the coding sequence ATGGGAGATCTTTCTGGTTCGTCACGGCGTAAATCCTTACAGCGTATTGAAAAGGAAAACAGCACCCAACGCCTAAGCAGAACATTGGGGCCCTTACAGCTCACTATGTTGGGTGTGGGCTCCACTATTGGTGCGGGCATTTATGTCATGACCGGCACGGCCGCTGCCAATTATGCCGGGCCTTCTATTCTTCTGTCCTTTATTGTGGCAGGGGTTGCCTGCCTTTTTACGGCTCTTTCCTATGGGGAGCTGGCATCCTCCATGCCGGTTTCTGGCTCTGCCTACACGTATGCCTATGTCTCTATGGGGGAGCGCTGGGCATGGGCTGTAGGGTGGCTGCTTTTGCTGGAATACGGCATTTCCTGCGCAGGTGTGGCGGCTGGGTTTTCGGGGTACGCTGTCAGCCTTTTGCAGGACTTTGGCGTGCATGTGCCATCGGCACTTTCCACCACCACGCTGCAAGTTGCGTTTGAAGGTGCATCCCGCCACGTTGCTGCGGGCTGGCGCATGGATGCCGTAGGCGCATTTTCTATTCTGGCGGTTTCTTTGCTTCTGGTGTTAGGGGTGCGTGAATCCTTCAAAATCAATGCGCTGATTGTTTTTCTCAAAGTGGGTGTTCTGGCGCTGTTTGTAGCGCTGGGTGTGTGGGAGGTGCATCCCTCTTACTGGACGCCGTTTATTCCCAAATACGAAGGCGGTTTTCGGTTTGGCTTCCCCGGTATTTTCCGTGCCGCATCGGTTATCTTTTTTGCGTATGTAGGGTTTGAGGCTGTTTCCACTGCAGCTGGGGAGGCACGAAACCCCCGGCGCGATGTGCCAGTTGGCATTGTGCTTTCACTTATCATCTGCACGGTTGTGTACATGATTGTGGCTGCCGTGCTGATAGGCGTGGTGCCGTGGCAGACGCTGGATGTGGCAGACCCGCTGGCTATAGCCGTTAACGCCATGCATCAGCCATGGCTGGCTTTGTTTGTAAAGCTGGGGGCCGTTATTGGCCTGTGTTCCGTGCTGATGGGGCTGTTATATGCCCAAAGCCGCATCTTTTTTGCCATGGCGGAAGATGGGTTGCTGATGCCAATGTTCAGCAAGTTGCATCCGCGTTTTCAAACACCGTGGATCGGCAGCATTGTGCTGGGCCTTGGTGTGGCGCTGGCTACCGCTACGTTGCCGATTGATATTATTGGTGATCTGGTCAGCCTCGGCACAGCCGTGGCGTTTGGTATTGTGTGCTTTACCGTTATCTGGGTGCGCAACAAGGCGCCGGAAATTCCACGTCGTTTCAGTGTGCCGTGGGGTGGTTTTACCGTGCGCGGAATCTGGTTGGGCTATGTGCCGCTTTTGGGGATTTTCTTCTGCGCAACCATGGTGGCGCCGCTTTGCGTGGATATGATGCTGGCCCTGTATAAGGGAGACCCTATCCCTTTGCTGTTGCTGCTTACTTATGCCGGGATAGGGTGGGCCAGCTATCGGTTTTATGGTCACGTCCATTCCCGCTTGGGGCGGGAACAGCGCGAAAAAGCCAAATAA
- a CDS encoding ATP-grasp domain-containing protein encodes MTQAEKQPSPLSLFEFWPGWVFYTPVVAYWILLGLRYGDVTLPTAANPRIETGGLCGESKSSILDMAGNYAKRWIAPYVTLPTDTHDLARAHAAMQAKGLTLPVVVKPDIGCNGTGVKLVRTEEELKAALAAFPRKIRLVIQKLIPWKHEAGLFYIRHPDSPMGEISSLTYKDIPALRGNGRDTVLQLLQKDSRTSKVLHIYTPRLTHCLHEVLPDGDELELVFAGNHCKGAIFRNGKADITPELTRQIDAIMQDIPDFHFGRIDVKFRSAEALREGKDFEIIEINGVGSEAIHIWDSRTTLREAYAAQFHHYRESFRIGAKKKKAGWSPTNLWEGVRLWQRQKRLLASYPLND; translated from the coding sequence ATGACACAGGCCGAAAAACAGCCTTCTCCTCTCTCCCTTTTTGAATTCTGGCCTGGTTGGGTTTTTTACACCCCCGTTGTGGCATACTGGATTCTGCTGGGCCTGCGCTATGGGGATGTTACCCTGCCCACAGCCGCCAACCCGCGTATTGAAACTGGCGGCCTGTGCGGTGAAAGCAAAAGCAGCATTCTGGATATGGCCGGTAATTATGCCAAACGCTGGATTGCTCCTTATGTCACGCTCCCAACAGACACGCATGACCTTGCGCGCGCTCACGCAGCCATGCAGGCCAAGGGGCTTACGCTACCTGTCGTGGTGAAGCCCGATATTGGGTGCAATGGCACCGGCGTAAAACTGGTGCGCACGGAAGAAGAACTGAAAGCAGCCCTCGCCGCCTTTCCGCGCAAGATCCGGCTGGTGATACAAAAGCTGATTCCGTGGAAGCACGAAGCCGGGCTGTTTTATATTCGTCACCCTGACAGCCCTATGGGGGAAATTTCATCCCTCACCTACAAGGATATTCCGGCCCTGCGCGGGAATGGGCGCGATACGGTGCTGCAATTGCTGCAAAAAGATAGCCGCACCAGCAAAGTGCTGCACATCTACACACCGCGCCTTACCCACTGCCTGCACGAAGTTTTGCCAGATGGTGATGAACTGGAGCTGGTTTTTGCGGGCAACCACTGTAAAGGGGCCATTTTCCGCAACGGCAAGGCCGACATTACGCCGGAACTCACACGCCAGATTGATGCCATTATGCAGGATATTCCCGATTTTCATTTCGGGCGTATTGATGTGAAGTTCCGTTCTGCTGAAGCACTACGTGAAGGCAAGGATTTTGAGATTATCGAAATCAACGGCGTAGGCTCAGAAGCCATCCACATTTGGGACTCTCGCACCACACTGCGTGAAGCCTATGCAGCCCAGTTCCATCATTACCGGGAAAGCTTCCGCATTGGCGCCAAAAAGAAGAAGGCTGGCTGGTCTCCCACCAATTTGTGGGAAGGCGTGCGCCTGTGGCAGCGCCAAAAGCGACTTTTGGCTTCCTACCCGTTGAACGACTGA
- a CDS encoding DedA family protein has translation MLDQFLELTAAYPFAQVVIVILATFVLEDAATVITAIQVNLHTLSPITALIALYIGIVTGDVGLYGLGYLAARWKPAQRWVNTSQMENQKVWLSKNLFWVVFVSRFIPGTRLPLYTASGFFNAGLPVFTAATFLATLIWTTALFALSLHVGGFILDHLGAWRWAGLAGFVLVIFFMGRLIARAQKQKT, from the coding sequence TTGCTGGATCAGTTTCTGGAACTTACCGCCGCTTACCCTTTTGCGCAGGTTGTTATCGTTATTCTGGCTACATTTGTGCTGGAAGATGCGGCCACGGTTATTACGGCCATTCAGGTTAACCTCCACACACTCTCACCCATTACAGCACTTATTGCTTTGTATATTGGCATTGTAACTGGCGATGTGGGGCTTTACGGCTTGGGCTATCTGGCTGCACGCTGGAAGCCCGCCCAAAGATGGGTGAACACATCACAAATGGAAAACCAAAAAGTCTGGCTTTCCAAAAACCTGTTCTGGGTTGTATTTGTCAGCCGCTTTATTCCGGGCACCCGGTTGCCGCTTTACACGGCAAGCGGTTTTTTTAACGCGGGTTTGCCTGTATTTACCGCCGCCACATTTCTGGCCACACTTATCTGGACAACCGCATTATTTGCGCTTTCGCTCCATGTTGGTGGGTTTATTCTGGACCATCTTGGCGCATGGCGCTGGGCTGGGCTGGCCGGGTTTGTGTTGGTTATTTTCTTTATGGGCCGTTTGATTGCCCGAGCACAGAAACAGAAGACATGA
- a CDS encoding lytic murein transglycosylase, with protein MLRRKLLVGGASALFATPVLARTTAATLPHPAASSSYATFLAGVRREAIGQGISAAVVDQALALTTQPNAKVLKADRHQPEFTLTWAQYKDRVLTEKKISDGLAAVGQRTALLNRISSTYGVDKGAIAGIWGLESAYGTRMGTFHVIDALATLAYDGRRSAFFRSELMKALSILGQGDITPAGMLGSYAGAMGQPQFMPSAYLRYAASYPEGGRRDIWHNEADVFASIANYLAKCHWLPGQPWGEEVLLPDTITQAQIGRTAVHPISWWAQQGVRPRVGQFSTAVQEGAIIRPDGVGGEAFIVYHNFNVIRRYNPSDFYALGVGLLGDAIT; from the coding sequence ATGCTACGAAGAAAACTTCTTGTTGGTGGGGCTTCTGCTCTGTTCGCCACACCTGTATTGGCCCGCACAACGGCGGCAACTCTCCCACACCCTGCAGCCTCATCCAGTTATGCCACCTTTCTGGCAGGCGTGCGGCGTGAAGCCATAGGGCAGGGTATTTCTGCCGCAGTGGTGGATCAGGCCCTCGCACTCACCACCCAGCCAAACGCCAAGGTGCTGAAGGCAGACCGGCATCAGCCAGAATTCACCCTGACATGGGCGCAATACAAAGATCGGGTTCTTACGGAAAAGAAAATTTCCGATGGGCTTGCGGCTGTTGGCCAACGTACAGCGCTGCTCAACCGTATCAGTTCCACATATGGTGTTGATAAAGGGGCCATTGCGGGGATCTGGGGGTTGGAATCTGCTTATGGCACACGCATGGGCACATTCCATGTGATCGATGCCTTGGCGACTCTGGCTTATGATGGTCGGCGTTCGGCCTTTTTCCGCTCAGAACTCATGAAGGCGCTGAGCATTCTGGGGCAGGGTGATATCACACCAGCAGGTATGCTGGGCAGCTATGCAGGGGCTATGGGGCAGCCGCAGTTCATGCCCAGCGCCTATCTGCGTTACGCGGCCAGCTACCCGGAAGGGGGGCGGCGCGATATCTGGCATAATGAAGCCGATGTTTTTGCCTCTATCGCCAATTATCTGGCCAAGTGCCATTGGCTGCCCGGCCAGCCGTGGGGTGAGGAAGTATTGCTGCCGGATACCATAACGCAGGCACAAATTGGCCGTACGGCTGTGCATCCCATTTCATGGTGGGCGCAGCAGGGTGTGCGGCCACGCGTGGGGCAGTTTTCAACCGCCGTGCAGGAAGGTGCGATTATCCGCCCGGATGGGGTGGGGGGCGAAGCCTTTATCGTCTATCATAATTTTAACGTGATCCGCCGCTACAACCCCTCCGATTTCTACGCGCTGGGTGTAGGGCTTCTTGGTGATGCAATAACGTGA
- a CDS encoding septal ring lytic transglycosylase RlpA family protein produces MKKLALVGCLAVLACSRPQPVAQQDLHYTVGPAWQAGGKWFYPREDFAWQGTGLAVREPAQAEGHLTADGEVWHAASMTGSHQTLQLPAVVRVTNLDNGRQIVIRLNDRGPNDPGRMIGLSPRAADLLGVGKEPARVQVVEDEMASRQFAEVLPGGPMLQISAAPLEKVQQTALGNAPVDRQGLTVLADNTTQETPAPGKVVLADLPATVMQGAPVSSMLWVETMDFTSRLAAMRQAAAQGASVRPVFLGHSTMWAVRYGPFATISEADAALKRALATGLTGSHIVVE; encoded by the coding sequence GTGAAAAAACTCGCCCTTGTAGGGTGCCTGGCAGTGCTGGCCTGTTCGCGCCCGCAGCCCGTGGCACAGCAGGATCTGCATTATACAGTTGGGCCGGCCTGGCAGGCAGGCGGCAAGTGGTTTTACCCGCGCGAAGACTTTGCATGGCAAGGCACAGGCCTGGCTGTAAGGGAACCTGCGCAGGCCGAAGGACATCTGACAGCGGATGGTGAGGTCTGGCACGCTGCCAGCATGACGGGCAGCCATCAGACATTACAGCTGCCCGCCGTGGTGCGCGTGACCAATCTGGATAACGGGCGGCAGATTGTGATCCGCCTGAATGATCGTGGCCCGAATGATCCGGGGCGCATGATCGGCCTTTCCCCACGTGCTGCAGATTTGCTTGGCGTGGGTAAGGAGCCTGCACGTGTGCAGGTGGTGGAAGATGAAATGGCCAGCAGGCAGTTTGCCGAGGTGCTGCCCGGCGGCCCCATGTTGCAGATTAGTGCGGCCCCGCTGGAAAAAGTGCAACAAACGGCATTAGGTAACGCGCCAGTGGATAGGCAGGGCCTTACAGTTCTGGCAGATAACACCACGCAGGAAACACCTGCGCCGGGCAAGGTGGTGCTGGCAGATCTGCCAGCCACTGTTATGCAGGGCGCGCCTGTGTCCAGCATGCTGTGGGTGGAAACCATGGATTTTACATCTCGCTTGGCCGCCATGCGGCAGGCGGCGGCACAAGGTGCCAGCGTTCGGCCTGTGTTTTTGGGGCACAGCACCATGTGGGCTGTGCGCTACGGGCCTTTTGCGACTATAAGCGAAGCAGATGCCGCCCTTAAGCGGGCACTTGCTACTGGTTTAACCGGATCTCATATCGTCGTCGAATAG
- a CDS encoding D-alanyl-D-alanine carboxypeptidase family protein: protein MLQTRRFLLAGGAALFSGAYALDAMARPRHHGAAAKGAAPAAAQPAVPGADTPATTPVGPVDTQARWACILDYNSGATLLEKNADERMPPSSLTKMMTAYVTFGMLKSGRLKLDQMLPVSERAWRMQGSRMFVPLGQSVSVQDLIQGMVIQSGNDACIVIAEGISGSEEQFVALMNDTATKLGLTNSHFMNATGWPAENHYMSARDVAYLALRLIHDFPEYYHFFSEKEFLFNKIRQENRNSLVVKGLADGLKTGHTDAGGFGLCASSEREGRRVVLAVNGLPSSAARGREAERLMGWAFANFETAQIVSKGDVLEQAPVWMGVTQTVPLVAAQDFKILLPHGWRNGTHLALDYNGPIIAPVQAGQVVGQLTVSLPGGRQASIPVQAGQSVPALGFLGRAARRLHL, encoded by the coding sequence ATGTTGCAGACTCGACGGTTCTTACTCGCAGGGGGCGCTGCCCTTTTCTCTGGTGCCTATGCGCTTGATGCCATGGCACGGCCTCGCCACCACGGCGCGGCGGCCAAAGGTGCAGCACCTGCGGCGGCCCAGCCTGCTGTGCCGGGGGCGGATACACCCGCCACCACGCCCGTGGGGCCGGTGGACACACAGGCACGCTGGGCCTGCATTCTGGATTACAATAGCGGTGCCACACTGCTTGAGAAAAATGCAGATGAGCGCATGCCTCCATCATCCCTTACCAAGATGATGACGGCGTACGTAACATTTGGCATGCTCAAATCTGGCCGCCTGAAGCTGGATCAGATGTTGCCCGTAAGTGAACGCGCATGGCGTATGCAGGGTTCACGCATGTTTGTGCCCTTGGGGCAGAGCGTGAGTGTGCAGGATCTTATTCAGGGTATGGTCATCCAGTCCGGTAATGATGCCTGTATTGTGATTGCAGAAGGCATTTCCGGCTCGGAAGAGCAGTTTGTGGCGCTGATGAATGATACAGCCACCAAGCTGGGGCTGACCAATTCACACTTCATGAACGCAACCGGCTGGCCGGCAGAAAATCATTACATGTCTGCGCGGGATGTGGCCTATCTGGCCCTGCGTCTGATCCATGATTTCCCGGAATATTACCACTTCTTCTCGGAAAAAGAGTTCCTGTTCAACAAAATCCGGCAGGAAAACCGGAACTCTCTGGTGGTTAAAGGTTTGGCCGATGGCCTGAAAACCGGCCACACAGATGCAGGTGGTTTTGGCCTGTGTGCATCTTCCGAGCGTGAAGGGCGGCGTGTTGTGCTGGCTGTTAACGGCCTGCCATCTTCCGCAGCGCGTGGGCGTGAAGCTGAACGGCTGATGGGCTGGGCTTTTGCCAATTTTGAAACCGCACAGATTGTCAGCAAAGGCGATGTGTTGGAGCAGGCCCCGGTATGGATGGGCGTAACCCAGACAGTGCCGCTGGTGGCTGCGCAGGATTTCAAAATCCTTCTGCCACATGGCTGGCGCAATGGCACGCATCTGGCGCTGGACTATAACGGCCCGATTATTGCGCCTGTGCAGGCCGGGCAGGTTGTGGGCCAACTTACAGTGTCGCTCCCCGGTGGGCGGCAGGCCAGTATTCCGGTGCAAGCCGGGCAGAGTGTGCCGGCACTGGGCTTTTTGGGGCGGGCTGCACGTCGGCTGCACCTGTAA
- the tmk gene encoding dTMP kinase, whose translation MACGMFVTLEGAEGVGKSTQLRLLKENLEAQGQKVLATREPGGSAGAEDLRQLLLFGKNPLSARAEILTHFAARYDHVDQVILPALKAGQIVLCDRFTDSTMAYQGYGRANGDPAILSLIEALQKQLGLQPDITFLLQAPRAVSRQRLAARGAPTDRYEQADEDFHARLADGFAHIAKAEPQRVVVVDTSVHSAEQVNAQILKDIQTRLAHAGG comes from the coding sequence ATGGCTTGTGGCATGTTCGTAACGTTGGAAGGCGCAGAAGGGGTGGGAAAATCCACCCAATTGCGGCTTTTGAAGGAAAATCTGGAAGCGCAAGGCCAGAAAGTTCTGGCCACGCGTGAGCCGGGAGGTTCTGCCGGGGCGGAAGATCTGCGCCAGCTTTTGCTTTTTGGTAAAAATCCGCTCTCTGCTCGGGCAGAAATTCTCACCCATTTTGCGGCACGGTATGATCATGTTGATCAGGTCATTCTGCCCGCCCTTAAGGCCGGGCAGATTGTGCTGTGTGATCGCTTTACCGATTCCACCATGGCGTATCAGGGTTACGGGCGCGCCAATGGTGATCCGGCTATTTTAAGCCTGATTGAAGCACTGCAAAAACAGCTTGGTTTGCAGCCAGATATAACCTTTCTGCTGCAAGCGCCGCGTGCCGTCTCCCGCCAACGTCTGGCTGCACGTGGTGCGCCAACAGACAGGTATGAACAGGCGGACGAGGATTTTCATGCCCGTTTGGCAGATGGGTTTGCACATATTGCCAAGGCCGAGCCGCAACGGGTGGTGGTGGTGGATACCTCCGTCCATTCGGCAGAGCAGGTGAACGCCCAGATTCTGAAAGATATCCAGACCCGTCTGGCCCATGCCGGGGGCTGA
- a CDS encoding DNA polymerase III subunit delta', with product MQEPRLASLQLCGHQAALQAFRQAMQGGRLPHAWLITGPPGIGKATFAFRLARILLGGEDELSPAGRRVSAATHADLLVVARGFDEKRQKYRSEIVADDVRPINFFLRRTAAEGGWRVVIVDGAEYMNRSAANAVLKILEEPPPATVLLLTCSAPGRLLPTIRSRCRKLELAPLDAADMSAVLRAQAPEASDTEIQRVMAEAHGAPGRALALLADKGGEIASLVHEVVQGITPLRSYEVAETILRRDYGFSLFFSLLSDTLQIQARQAARQGNPQCVALANAWEATMRKHAETERFNLDKQEALLEAMTIASRE from the coding sequence GTGCAGGAACCACGCTTGGCATCTTTGCAACTGTGTGGGCATCAGGCCGCTTTGCAGGCGTTTCGGCAGGCCATGCAGGGGGGGCGTTTGCCTCATGCATGGTTAATTACGGGGCCACCGGGCATTGGCAAGGCTACATTCGCGTTCCGGCTGGCACGTATTTTGCTGGGTGGGGAAGATGAACTAAGCCCCGCTGGGCGGCGCGTTTCTGCCGCTACCCATGCAGATTTGCTGGTGGTTGCCCGTGGGTTTGATGAAAAACGTCAGAAATATCGCAGCGAGATTGTGGCGGATGATGTGCGCCCCATTAACTTCTTTTTGCGGCGCACAGCGGCAGAAGGTGGGTGGCGCGTTGTGATTGTGGATGGTGCGGAATACATGAACCGCAGCGCCGCTAACGCCGTGCTGAAAATTCTGGAAGAGCCACCACCCGCTACGGTATTGCTGTTAACCTGTTCTGCTCCGGGGCGGCTTTTGCCTACCATCCGTAGCCGATGCCGCAAGCTGGAACTTGCCCCGCTGGATGCTGCAGATATGTCTGCCGTGCTGCGTGCGCAGGCTCCAGAGGCTTCGGATACAGAAATACAGCGCGTTATGGCAGAGGCCCACGGCGCGCCCGGGCGTGCTCTGGCATTGCTGGCAGATAAGGGTGGTGAAATTGCCAGCCTTGTGCACGAAGTGGTGCAGGGTATTACGCCATTACGCAGCTATGAGGTTGCAGAAACCATTTTGCGCAGGGATTATGGTTTCAGTCTGTTTTTCAGCCTGTTATCAGACACACTCCAGATACAGGCCCGTCAGGCGGCGCGGCAGGGCAACCCGCAATGTGTGGCCTTGGCCAATGCGTGGGAAGCCACCATGCGCAAGCACGCCGAGACGGAACGCTTTAATCTGGATAAACAGGAAGCCCTGCTTGAAGCTATGACGATTGCGAGCCGAGAATGA
- the metG gene encoding methionine--tRNA ligase: protein MTRRFYVTTPIYYVNGAPHIGHAYTSIAADVMARFHRLAGDEVFFLTGTDEHGQKVEQAAQANGTDAKSFADRVSADFRNMADAMNISYDDFIRTTEPRHITSTQALWKKVADNGAIYLGAYEGWYALRDECFYGEDELVPGPDGKKVAPTGAPVEWVKEPSYFFKLSEYQDRLLELYENNPDFLGPHGARNEIVSFVKQGLRDLSISRTSFKWGIPVPGDDKHVMYVWFDALANYLSALGYPDTNAPRMAFWPANLHLVGKDIARFHAVYWPAFLMAAGIELPRKVFANGWWTIEGQKMSKSLGNVVDPRDLVKEFGLDAVRFFLLREVPFGGDSDLSRKALIMRNNVELANDLGNLAQRTLSLVARNCGGILPERRELTEEDTHLLGQVMVLPDLLKSQIERCALTDALEDVWKVIRACNAYIDHQAPWALRKTDPERMKDVLRVLVDALRGIATMLQPFMPQSMERMLDQLAVTAEERSFAALETPLPGGRQLPVPQGIFPRYVEPEQA, encoded by the coding sequence ATGACCCGTCGTTTCTATGTAACTACGCCCATCTATTACGTGAACGGAGCGCCCCATATCGGCCACGCTTACACGTCTATTGCTGCGGATGTGATGGCCCGCTTTCATCGTCTGGCAGGGGATGAGGTCTTCTTTCTGACGGGCACGGATGAGCACGGCCAGAAGGTAGAGCAGGCCGCGCAGGCCAACGGCACGGATGCCAAAAGTTTTGCAGATAGGGTTTCGGCCGATTTCCGCAATATGGCCGATGCCATGAACATCTCTTATGATGATTTCATCCGCACCACAGAACCACGCCACATTACCAGCACGCAGGCATTGTGGAAGAAGGTGGCTGATAACGGGGCCATTTATCTGGGCGCGTATGAGGGCTGGTACGCCCTGCGTGATGAATGCTTTTACGGTGAAGATGAACTGGTGCCCGGCCCGGATGGCAAAAAAGTTGCTCCCACAGGTGCGCCGGTAGAATGGGTGAAGGAACCCTCTTACTTCTTCAAGCTATCCGAGTATCAGGATCGGCTGCTGGAGCTGTATGAAAACAACCCGGATTTTCTGGGCCCACATGGCGCACGGAACGAGATTGTCAGCTTTGTCAAACAGGGCTTGCGTGATCTTTCCATTAGCCGCACCAGCTTCAAATGGGGCATTCCTGTTCCGGGTGATGATAAGCACGTTATGTACGTGTGGTTTGATGCGCTCGCTAACTATCTGAGCGCTCTGGGCTACCCAGATACCAACGCACCGCGCATGGCATTCTGGCCTGCCAACCTGCATCTGGTTGGTAAGGATATTGCACGCTTCCATGCCGTTTACTGGCCAGCCTTCCTTATGGCTGCTGGTATTGAATTGCCGCGCAAGGTGTTTGCCAATGGCTGGTGGACCATTGAAGGCCAGAAGATGAGCAAATCTCTGGGCAATGTGGTGGACCCGCGTGATCTGGTAAAGGAATTCGGGCTGGATGCGGTTCGCTTCTTCCTGCTGCGCGAAGTGCCTTTTGGTGGGGATAGTGATCTTTCCCGCAAGGCGCTGATTATGCGCAACAATGTGGAACTGGCGAATGATCTGGGCAATCTGGCCCAGCGCACGCTTTCTCTGGTAGCGCGTAACTGCGGCGGCATTCTGCCAGAACGGCGTGAGCTGACAGAGGAAGATACCCATCTGCTGGGGCAGGTGATGGTGCTGCCAGATCTGTTGAAATCTCAGATTGAGCGGTGCGCTCTGACAGATGCGCTGGAAGATGTGTGGAAGGTTATCCGCGCCTGCAACGCGTATATCGATCATCAGGCCCCGTGGGCGCTGCGCAAAACAGATCCCGAACGCATGAAGGATGTTCTGCGCGTGTTGGTGGATGCCCTGCGTGGTATTGCCACCATGCTTCAGCCTTTCATGCCGCAGAGCATGGAGCGCATGCTGGATCAGCTTGCCGTTACGGCAGAAGAACGCAGCTTTGCCGCGCTGGAAACGCCATTGCCCGGTGGGCGTCAGCTTCCGGTGCCGCAGGGTATCTTTCCCCGCTATGTTGAGCCCGAACAGGCATAA